GTTTCATTACCAAAGGGTATTCCATATCTGAATTTGGAGTTCAAAATACAAGTTTCTTTTATGCTCAGCACCCACCTGTAAAAAGGACCtcaattaacaaataaatagaaaattgaaACACCATTGTTTGGTTACAAAATCCGTATCTAAGCAAGAATAAGGGAAGAGTTCATACTCAATGTTGTTAACAAGtagcatgaaaaaaaaatcttggtGTTTCCACAATTTTAGTATGATTTGGACTTAATGAATGAAGaaatgaggattcatatagcagACCCTAACTTGTTTGGAACTGAAGCATAATTGTTGTTGTGGATCGGGATTTGGAGTAAGCTTTGCATTTCAGTTGACTCTGAAGACAGGAAGAAACTGCTGGTCTATGAAGACATGCCAAACGAAGATTGGATGCTTCTCTAActgataatttgatttgaaattattaatttcatacatttctatTTATTAGTTTCACCCCTTAAAGAGGAAGAGTCGCATGATCATTGGAGTCAACGTGTGATCGTCATTGAAGGAATAGACCGAGGAGTCTTAGCTTCACAAAAGTTTAGACTAAAGATTATTCATTGAGAAGATTTGAATGTAAGCaacattttttttggatgaaaaaCTGTACcctaaaatttcagattttgggcATTGGAAGGATTGTGCTGACAACCCACATCAGGTGTATCATTCTCTCTATTTCATGGTTTAAAAGGAGATAACGAGTGGGGTTGTTGGATAAAGTTAGttcttatatattattttcgcTATTTCGTTGTCTAACATAAGACAATTAGTAAccattcaaaattattatatgaTGTTGTGGTGACATGGTGCCTGAACAGGCAAATGGAAGGAAGTTTCTCAGAAAAATCAGGTGTTTATAGTTATGGAGGATGAAACGTCAACTTTCCGTAGCtcaatttgttattattttgtCAATGCCTTTGCTCAAGGCATGGAATTTCTGGAATGGAAACAAGATTGTCAAActtaggggtgtcaaaaatgaacCCAAATATAGGTAACTAGTCCAATCCGCCcagaattttaagggttgggctcaagataatttgaattgggttcaatctcaactcattcaagtctaacccattttaagagaatcctcaattgagtccaattcaatctccaatttcaacccgttttataactttttactaAGATATGTTCTTATATTaaaggtatgaattattatctatttaacaccttttaggatttatctatccatttgttacttttttaaaaGGTAAAAGTGTTCATTACTcccctgaacttgaagctttttattcagtgtacacctaaactatattccgttttaattacccccgaacttgtttattcctccatCGCATACACTTTTATAGTCCACCTACTCCAATCGTGACTACACGCGTGTGACAGGTTGACAAAAGTGGTGATGTGGATTTCCAGCTGGATAAATAATAGCCCCACCTAGCCACAATTGTTTTGAATTTAATCAGAAATATTAATGGCAGTAAATGCCAACTTAAACGGGTCCATTTCCCCACTTTTTGAAGAACACTCATGACTCAGCCAACGTCTCTTCGTCTTCTTAAAtttgttttgtgtatatatatttttttaattaaaaatttcaactGAGTAAATTAAACTTTAACACAAATTAGAGTATTATATTACACACATTATATAGGAATCtaattaatacaaaatttgaaacaaCATCAGTTCATGAAAAATAGGTTGTTAATTAAGattttttaagggaaaagggtctgatatacccctcaactttgtcatttagagctgatatacccctcgttatgaaagtgactcatatatacccctacttatatacaaatgactcacacatacccttttcctctaacggaaatggaaaaaattaattttagtttaattttttttttttttttttNNNNNNNNNNNNNNNNNNNNNNNNNNNNNNNNNNNNNNNNNNNNNNNNNNNNNNNNNNNNNNNNNNNNNNNNNNNNNacaaagtagattataagtaatatttttttatctataaataaaataaaattatatatataatatttacaaaattttacaagcccaaatttaaaataaaatatataaacattgaaaactataaactaactaaaaatatattaacaaagtagattataaataaatttttttatctataaataaaataaaattatatatataatatttacaaaattttacaagcccaaatttgaaataaaatatataaacattgaaatctataaattaactaaaaatatattaacaaagtagattagaaataatatttttatctaaaacataaagtgataactttttaaaattttgggaaGTGTAAAAGCTATTTGTGAACTGATAGCTTACtttttagaaagttgaaaaagtggGGCCCAGCGCGTGTTGAACAAAGCTTTCAACCTATCTGGTTTATattgccacgtaggccgaaaagtggtaaaaaattaactaaaaaacaaggaggggggggggggataataggaccttagtaaaggttaggtgtgtctcaggaattttgggcataggctgggggggtatttatgcattttcccttcttatattaaaggtatgaattattatctatttaacaccttttaggatttatctatccattagTTACTTTTTTAAAAGGTAAAAGTGTTCATGACTTCCCTGAACTTGAGGTTTTTTATTCAGTGTACGCCTAAACTATATTCCGTTTTAattacccccgaacttgtttattcctccatCGCATACACTTTTATAGTCCACCTACTCCAATCGTGACTACACGCGTGTGACAGGTTGACAAAAATGGTGATGTGGATTTCCAGCTGGATATATAATAGCCCCACCTAGCCACAATTGTTTTgaatttaatcaaaaatattaatgGCAGTAAATGCCAACTTAAACGGGTCCATTTCCCCACTTTTTGAAGAACACTCGTGACTCAACCAATGTCTCTTCGTCTTCTTAAAtttgttttgtgtatatatatatttttaattaaaaatttcaactGAGTAAATTAAACTTTAACACAAATTAGAGTATTATATTACACACATTATATAGGAATCtaattaatacaaaatttgaaacaaCATCAGTTCATGAAAAATAGGTTgttaattaagattattttttaagggaaaatggtctgatatacccctcaactttgtcatttagagctaatatacccctcgttatgaaagtggctcatatatacccctacttatatactaatgactcacatatacccttttcctctaacggaaatggaaaaaattaattttagtttaattttttttttaaaaaaaataaaaaatataatcccatatgggtatatttaatccCCCTCAAACCTTTTTTTAGAacttttttttgacttttttttgtttcaatgactaatttagatttattattttgatggtcgaatttatttatgtttcactaatattcttgtaaaacttattataaatgaccaaatttttttcttcaaatacaaaaattaaattacaatatagacaaaaaaaaatagttttaaattataatatagctaCAAAAAagtagttcaatttttttttctttacactaaggaatgaaagaaaaaaaaataaaataagaagctcaaataatgataatcaaagaagtcaaaaataatttatgtacgAAAAAGATTTAAATATACCTTAAACTTTGCTATAAGAAGCATATATACCCcttaatgattttaaaaaaaattaaagtcaaagatataaatttaaaactaattttttcacttccgttaaatgaagggtatatgtgagctcattttgtaacggtaggggtatatgtgagccgtttgtataatggtaagggtatatatgagtcactttcataacgaggggcatatcaactctaaatggcAAAGTTGAGGGGTGTATCAtgcccttttccctttttttaaaatctaaaaattgaataattataattgtttgTTTTCTCAGCatttaaatactaaaaaattgGTGAAAAGCTCACATTTTTGTAAATGCAAAAGAATTCTCATGTTTTAGaagacaaattattttaaacaaattttggtAGATATTGAAAGAGGTGGGTGGTGGTTGAAGAGAATCAAGGTCAGTTTCTAGCTTATTGCATCGTCATCTTTTTTGGGTGTATTACAATTCAGAATTGGAGGAGTCCCACGTAAACAAACAAGTCTCCTATTATAATTCATGAATTTAGCAAATGCAATTAAAacgaaaaagagaaaaaaattctgaaatttgAAAAGGGAGAAGGGATTAGGGAGAATAAATAGTTAGAGAATAGAgagaaaattctaaaaatatgccaaatattaaagaaaaatggagattttaggttttttttttttttaccattgtAGCTTtatgatgtggcaaaaaatTACTTCCTCACGCGCCTAGTAGAGTTTGTTGTCAATTTCTACGCCAGGTGGACAATAAAGGTGTACGCGAttgaggaataaacaagttcagGGGTAAATAAAACGGATTATAGTTTATGTGTACACcgaataaaaagcttcaagttcagggggtaatgagcacttttgacttttaaaaaaaaatctcgagCAGAAATTtaaattgtgattataaaagttaaatatcactgttaaaattattgagattaatcgGGTCAAATTgagcgggtcaagacccaacccattttttagcccatttgaacccaaagtaaacttgggcgggtcaagacccaacccaatttctatttcaacccatttttatatttccaatttcaaatttgaCACTCCTAATCAAACTAGTAGACCCCAAGATAATAGAGTTGCAGTTTGAAATGGAAATTTGAAATGGTCACATGTTGGACTACTATGTGGTCAACAAAATGCAGCAGAACAGATGGACCAAATATGTCCATGGTTTTGTATACCTTATATGTGAGGCAAGTCACTATCACTCAgttggagaaaaatattttcaacagtTTAggtaacaaaatattttatagaatACCAATTCTCAATAGACGCTATCACTCATCAAATTGAAAAGAGATAGTAAAAACAAAAACCTCTGAGCTTTGGAGGAAAATAAAAATCACTATCTTAAGCTTGTACATGGAGGGGAGACCACTTTCCTGAAAGAGTAAACACCCCCCTTAAAATATCTTCCAGAATTAGCAGATACGGTTGGTGCTTCATTGAGTCAATAAGGAAACCCATAGGAAAGGAGATGACCCATCAAATTCAACGTGACACAAAATCGTGTCCCGCTTCTATTCTCAGAGCTTAAGCCACATCAGCCCAAGAAATTTTGCAGAATCAAAGGTACTAAATGCACAAAACTACTCTGAAAAACACGGGTCTAACAATTAATTGATACCTGGTTGACAAGTAAACTGAAGAGAAATATTAGTATCCAAGAATCTTATTTTCGTGGCAAAAAAAGGTCATTGTTGAAGTCCTCATATTACATTTCAAATGATAGACTGAACCTTTTGGCAGAAAAGAAATCAGTATGAGCTTATATCgatcatttcttcttttgcttTGTTGCgtttatgtagttttttctgGTGCCAATGCGTCAGACACCATTACCAGTAGTGAGCCCGTGCGGGACTCGGAAACTGTCTTTTCCAGTCGCAAAACATTTAAACTGGGATTTTTCAGTCCTGGGAATTCTGCAAATCGTTATGTAGGGATTATGTTTAACCTACCATCACCAACACCAACTGCTGTATGGGTAGCTAACAGAGACAAGCCTATAAATGATTCTAGCGGATTACTCACACTATCAGAAGATGGCAATCTTGTAATCTTGAATGGACAGAAGGAGATAATATGGTCATCCAGTATTTCAAACTCTATGAAGAATTCTACTGCTCAACTCTTGGACACTGGCAACTTAGTCTTGAAAGACAGCTCAAATGGGAAAGTTCTATGGGAAAGCTTTCGATATCCTACAGATTCTATCTTACAGCACATGAAAATGGGAATTGATAAGAGTACTAACACAACAGCTCTCCTGAAATCATGGAGAAGTCCTGATGATCCATCCGTTGGGAGCTTCTCAGCTGGAATTCAACTTCAATACATTCCCCAGGCTTTTATTTGGAATAACACCGCTCCTTACTGGCGTAGTAGTCCATGGGATAAACAGATCTATATTGGATTACCAGAAATGAAATCTTCATATCACTCTGGTGTTGACCTTGTAGCTGATAATGCTGGCACCGCATACCAAACTTATTCCAATGGAAATCAGTCTTGGATACTCTATTATTCCTTGAATTCAACAGGGTCTTATCAGGAGAAGGTTTGGGATGAAAGTAAGAAGGATTGGGTGGTAACATGGGCAAATCCCCGAAGTGAGTGTGATATTTATGCTAAGTGCGGGGCATTTGGAAGATGTAATCCAAAGAGCTCTCCAATATGCAGTTGCATACAAGGTTTTAAGcctaaaaatgaaggagaatgGGAGAAAGGAGAATGGTCTGGTGGATGCATCAGAAGGACTGCATTAGactgtgaaaggaacaaaactGATGTTGAGAAGGGCAAAAAGGATGGGTTTTTGAAGATGCAGACAATGGGAGTACCAGATTTTGTAATTTGGGTATCCTCTGCGAAAGAAGACTGTGAAAGTGACTGTTTAAGTAACTGTTCCTGCAAGGCATATTCATACTACACAGGCATTGGTTGTATGCATTGGAATAGAAGCTTAGTTGATATTCAAGAATACTCCATGGATGGGGCGGCTGATTTGTTCATTCGTCTTGCCTACTCCGAAATTGGTAACATAGTTCTTTTCAACCTTAAGCTTTCAATTGTTTAGCTTATTTTTTTGGAACGACAaggatttgaaattttgaagtctTCTAGGCTTTGAAGAATATaaccaagaaactcctaataaaATCTACAATACCATTGAAGTAGTCTCAAATTCTCATTTAGTGCTTTCACTTCCATGGAAAGAAAGATATGCTCAAGAACTGTCTATTGCTTGTACATGTTTTGCAGCTGCAAATGACAAGAAAGACTTCCCTGTAGCAGCTATTGCAATCACAGTTTCGATAGGCTCAATAATAGTTATCTTATGTGGATATCTTTTCTGGAAATTGTTGGCTAAGCACAGAGGTAATTAATCAAATGAGATTTTAGAGAACACAAACTAGAACTTCCATTTCTGCAAATTGTTTGATTTCTGAATGTCCATTCTAAACcagaaagaaagaggaaaagtGAAGCATTCTTAAGAGAAGCATCTCCAAAATTTTACCAAGGCGGCATGATTAAAGATGACATCAATCAAGTCAAAATTGAAGATATCACCTTGTACAACTTTGACATGTTAGCAAATGCAACTGACAGATTTCACTCAGCTAGCAAGCTGGGACAAGGAGGCTTTGGTCCAGTCTACAAAGTAATGTTTCTTGACACATCTCTAAAGTGTACCTGACAAGTGcaaagaatataataaattagaTTGATTATCTGCAGGGAAAATTGCCAGATGGACAAGAAATTGCAGTAAAAAGGCTTTCACAGTCTTCTGGTCAGGGGCTACAGGAGTTTATGAATGAGGTAGTCGTGATTTCTAGACTACAACATCGTAATCTTGTTAGACTCCTCGGCTGCTGCACAGAAAGAGGGGAAAAGATGCTGGTGTATGATTTCATGCCCAATAGAAGCTTAGATGCATATCTTTTTGGTCAGTGCAGAATTTTCTTTCATTGGTTTTGCCTGTCCTTCTACTTAAGTACTTCCAGACTCAAAAGACAGCTGTATTTCCTTAAGGAAACAAATTCCATCATGCATTTCTCGGTGATACCTTTCCAGGTTCACACCAGGAAAAGTTCCTTGATTGGAGTAAACGAGCCATCATTATTGAGGGAACTGGTCGAGGCCTCCTTTACCTTCACAGAGACTCAAGACTACGAATTATTCATAGAGATCTGAAGGCAAGCAACATCCTGTTGGATGAATACCTAAACCCAAAAATTTCGGATTTTGGCATGGCGAGGATTTTTGGAGGCAATCAAGACCAGGCACGCACTATAAGAGTTGTTGGCACATAGTAAGTTCGCATTGCTTCCTTCAGTTTTTCATGGATGAACTGTCATCAATTGTCATTGAGTTTCTGTTTTAATCTGTTATGCAGTGGTTACATGTCCCCTGAATATGCAATGCATGGAAGATTCTCAGAAAAATCAGATGTCTACAGCTTCGGTGTGTTGATATTGGAAATTGTCAGTGGAAGGAAGAACTCTAGTTtttatgatgatgaagatgaacTGACTCTACTTGCATATGTAAGTTCATTCTTGCAACTATATATGAAGCTTTAATGTTCTGCTAGCtcatcaaaccaaaaaaatagaGGAGAAAAATTATGGAACTTctgaaaataacatttttgctGTTTGACAATGTCTTTGTTCATTAGGCATGGAAGTTGTGGAATGAAAACAATATCATAAAATTGATAGAccccaaaatattttattcaagcTTTGAAAAACTGATGGTGAGATGTGTACATATTGGATTATTATGTGTTCGAGAATATGCAGAAGATAGGCCAAATGTCACCACAGTTCTGTCAATGCTCACTAGTGATATTGCTGAACTACCTACTCCTAAACAACCTGCATTTACCGGAGGACATGCTTCACCACAGCAAGTATCTTCTAAAAGCCAAGGGTCCGTGGATGCTGATACCATAACTGTATTGGAACCACGATAGGATGCAGAGTTTTCAACAGGCAGGCAAAGATCATTACTTTCCTTAAAATGGTAACAGTAGCAtagtatttctttcttttgaatgTGCATAGGGTAAAACACGATCCTTTGCAATAACTTGCAAAACACACAAAAGAGGTAAAAGTGCACTAGCTATGTGATGAATTAACTACAGAGTGAGCATGGAGAACATGAAACAGTTGATCAATTTTTAACTTTGCATTATGAAAATCCTTAGAAAGAAAGTagacaaaaggaaaaaagaatcGCAAATCCCCAATTAGCAAGTTCAAATAATGGCAATCAAAGACTTGAAAAATCATACCTACTGTACTGATACACGAAACGGCGTCGGCGAAAAATTGCCACTCGTTTTACCACTGTTGTTCTTAGAAAATTACAGAGAAGTGAATTGGTGAATTAATCAATGTTTGAGGAAAAGTTAACTCTGCACTATTTTAGGTCATTAACTTGCGTTGGTTAAAGACTataattgtttcattttttaaaattttttttgcataaaataatgtgaaattaacctaaatttcactagtttaggagataattatttagatatattttagtttgtaatattacgtGTGTTACCCCGATTTTGGTGCACCAAGAAAcctccagatacatgtattgcTGAATACATGGGCGAAAATTAGGTGTAAATTATTCTAGATACAGTATATTCAAgtagattcacatgtatttcatataaataaaaaatttggttCGCCtcattcacctctctcccatctcactcgccactctccaaTGTATTAaacctctctccctattttagttTATCTAGTAACAAAAATTCATGTATCCAATTATATCTTCCTCAATATATAATAGTAAACTCTTAATTAGTactaaaatagtaatattttgaaaatatggatAATGAcagtatatatgatagtgatcaatatgtctaattatatagtttcatgtataaaatttctcataatttatacatatattaattatgtgaAATTAAAAATCGATGATCAAATACCGTACTCAATATACTGAATTTTACCCCTAA
The Solanum stenotomum isolate F172 chromosome 12, ASM1918654v1, whole genome shotgun sequence DNA segment above includes these coding regions:
- the LOC125849468 gene encoding G-type lectin S-receptor-like serine/threonine-protein kinase At1g11300 isoform X3, which gives rise to MSLYRSFLLLLCCVYVVFSGANASDTITSSEPVRDSETVFSSRKTFKLGFFSPGNSANRYVGIMFNLPSPTPTAVWVANRDKPINDSSGLLTLSEDGNLVILNGQKEIIWSSSISNSMKNSTAQLLDTGNLVLKDSSNGKVLWESFRYPTDSILQHMKMGIDKSTNTTALLKSWRSPDDPSVGSFSAGIQLQYIPQAFIWNNTAPYWRSSPWDKQIYIGLPEMKSSYHSGVDLVADNAGTAYQTYSNGNQSWILYYSLNSTGSYQEKVWDESKKDWVVTWANPRSECDIYAKCGAFGRCNPKSSPICSCIQGFKPKNEGEWEKGEWSGGCIRRTALDCERNKTDVEKGKKDGFLKMQTMGVPDFVIWVSSAKEDCESDCLSNCSCKAYSYYTGIGCMHWNRSLVDIQEYSMDGAADLFIRLAYSEIAANDKKDFPVAAIAITVSIGSIIVILCGYLFWKLLAKHRERKRKSEAFLREASPKFYQGGMIKDDINQVKIEDITLYNFDMLANATDRFHSASKLGQGGFGPVYKGKLPDGQEIAVKRLSQSSGQGLQEFMNEVVVISRLQHRNLVRLLGCCTERGEKMLVYDFMPNRSLDAYLFGSHQEKFLDWSKRAIIIEGTGRGLLYLHRDSRLRIIHRDLKASNILLDEYLNPKISDFGMARIFGGNQDQARTIRVVGTYGYMSPEYAMHGRFSEKSDVYSFGVLILEIVSGRKNSSFYDDEDELTLLAYAWKLWNENNIIKLIDPKIFYSSFEKLMVRCVHIGLLCVREYAEDRPNVTTVLSMLTSDIAELPTPKQPAFTGGHASPQQVSSKSQGSVNADTITVLEPR
- the LOC125849468 gene encoding G-type lectin S-receptor-like serine/threonine-protein kinase At1g11300 isoform X2, which gives rise to MSLYRSFLLLLCCVYVVFSGANASDTITSSEPVRDSETVFSSRKTFKLGFFSPGNSANRYVGIMFNLPSPTPTAVWVANRDKPINDSSGLLTLSEDGNLVILNGQKEIIWSSSISNSMKNSTAQLLDTGNLVLKDSSNGKVLWESFRYPTDSILQHMKMGIDKSTNTTALLKSWRSPDDPSVGSFSAGIQLQYIPQAFIWNNTAPYWRSSPWDKQIYIGLPEMKSSYHSGVDLVADNAGTAYQTYSNGNQSWILYYSLNSTGSYQEKVWDESKKDWVVTWANPRSECDIYAKCGAFGRCNPKSSPICSCIQGFKPKNEGEWEKGEWSGGCIRRTALDCERNKTDVEKGKKDGFLKMQTMGVPDFVIWVSSAKEDCESDCLSNCSCKAYSYYTGIGCMHWNRSLVDIQEYSMDGAADLFIRLAYSEIAANDKKDFPVAAIAITVSIGSIIVILCGYLFWKLLAKHRERKRKSEAFLREASPKFYQGGMIKDDINQVKIEDITLYNFDMLANATDRFHSASKLGQGGFGPVYKGKLPDGQEIAVKRLSQSSGQGLQEFMNEVVVISRLQHRNLVRLLGCCTERGEKMLVYDFMPNRSLDAYLFGSHQEKFLDWSKRAIIIEGTGRGLLYLHRDSRLRIIHRDLKASNILLDEYLNPKISDFGMARIFGGNQDQARTIRVVGTYGYMAPEYAMHGRFSEKSDVYSFGVLLLEIVSGRKNSSFSDDEDELTLLAYAWKLWNENNIIKLIDPKIFYSSFEKLMVRCVHIGLLCVREYAEDRPNVTTVLSMLTSDIAELPTPKQPAFTGGHASPQQVSSKSQGSVNADTITVLEPR
- the LOC125849468 gene encoding G-type lectin S-receptor-like serine/threonine-protein kinase At1g11300 isoform X5 — protein: MSLYRSFLLLLCCVYVVFSGANASDTITSSEPVRDSETVFSSRKTFKLGFFSPGNSANRYVGIMFNLPSPTPTAVWVANRDKPINDSSGLLTLSEDGNLVILNGQKEIIWSSSISNSMKNSTAQLLDTGNLVLKDSSNGKVLWESFRYPTDSILQHMKMGIDKSTNTTALLKSWRSPDDPSVGSFSAGIQLQYIPQAFIWNNTAPYWRSSPWDKQIYIGLPEMKSSYHSGVDLVADNAGTAYQTYSNGNQSWILYYSLNSTGSYQEKVWDESKKDWVVTWANPRSECDIYAKCGAFGRCNPKSSPICSCIQGFKPKNEGEWEKGEWSGGCIRRTALDCERNKTDVEKGKKDGFLKMQTMGVPDFVIWVSSAKEDCESDCLSNCSCKAYSYYTGIGCMHWNRSLVDIQEYSMDGAADLFIRLAYSEIAANDKKDFPVAAIAITVSIGSIIVILCGYLFWKLLAKHRERKRKSEAFLREASPKFYQGGMIKDDINQVKIEDITLYNFDMLANATDRFHSASKLGQGGFGPVYKGKLPDGQEIAVKRLSQSSGQGLQEFMNEVVVISRLQHRNLVRLLGCCTERGEKMLVYDFMPNRSLDAYLFGSHQEKFLDWSKRAIIIEGTGRGLLYLHRDSRLRIIHRDLKASNILLDEYLNPKISDFGMARIFGGNQDQARTIRVVGTYGYMSPEYAMHGRFSEKSDVYSFGVLILEIVSGRKNSSFYDDEDELTLLAYAWKLWNENNIIKLIDPKIFYSSFEKLMVRCVHIGLLCVREYAEDRPNVTTVLSMLTSDIAELPTPKQPAFTGGHASPQQSQGSVNADTITVLEPR
- the LOC125849468 gene encoding G-type lectin S-receptor-like serine/threonine-protein kinase At1g11300 isoform X1; the encoded protein is MSLYRSFLLLLCCVYVVFSGANASDTITSSEPVRDSETVFSSRKTFKLGFFSPGNSANRYVGIMFNLPSPTPTAVWVANRDKPINDSSGLLTLSEDGNLVILNGQKEIIWSSSISNSMKNSTAQLLDTGNLVLKDSSNGKVLWESFRYPTDSILQHMKMGIDKSTNTTALLKSWRSPDDPSVGSFSAGIQLQYIPQAFIWNNTAPYWRSSPWDKQIYIGLPEMKSSYHSGVDLVADNAGTAYQTYSNGNQSWILYYSLNSTGSYQEKVWDESKKDWVVTWANPRSECDIYAKCGAFGRCNPKSSPICSCIQGFKPKNEGEWEKGEWSGGCIRRTALDCERNKTDVEKGKKDGFLKMQTMGVPDFVIWVSSAKEDCESDCLSNCSCKAYSYYTGIGCMHWNRSLVDIQEYSMDGAADLFIRLAYSEIAANDKKDFPVAAIAITVSIGSIIVILCGYLFWKLLAKHRERKRKSEAFLREASPKFYQGGMIKDDINQVKIEDITLYNFDMLANATDRFHSASKLGQGGFGPVYKGKLPDGQEIAVKRLSQSSGQGLQEFMNEVVVISRLQHRNLVRLLGCCTERGEKMLVYDFMPNRSLDAYLFGSHQEKFLDWSKRAIIIEGTGRGLLYLHRDSRLRIIHRDLKASNILLDEYLNPKISDFGMARIFGGNQDQARTIRVVGTYGYMAPEYAMHGRFSEKSDVYSFGVLILEIVSGRKNSSFYDDEDELTLLAYAWKLWNENNIIKLIDPKIFYSSFEKLMVRCVHIGLLCVREYAEDRPNVTTVLSMLTSDIAELPTPKQPAFTGGHASPQQVSSKSQGSVNADTITVLEPR
- the LOC125849468 gene encoding G-type lectin S-receptor-like serine/threonine-protein kinase At1g11300 isoform X4, yielding MSLYRSFLLLLCCVYVVFSGANASDTITSSEPVRDSETVFSSRKTFKLGFFSPGNSANRYVGIMFNLPSPTPTAVWVANRDKPINDSSGLLTLSEDGNLVILNGQKEIIWSSSISNSMKNSTAQLLDTGNLVLKDSSNGKVLWESFRYPTDSILQHMKMGIDKSTNTTALLKSWRSPDDPSVGSFSAGIQLQYIPQAFIWNNTAPYWRSSPWDKQIYIGLPEMKSSYHSGVDLVADNAGTAYQTYSNGNQSWILYYSLNSTGSYQEKVWDESKKDWVVTWANPRSECDIYAKCGAFGRCNPKSSPICSCIQGFKPKNEGEWEKGEWSGGCIRRTALDCERNKTDVEKGKKDGFLKMQTMGVPDFVIWVSSAKEDCESDCLSNCSCKAYSYYTGIGCMHWNRSLVDIQEYSMDGAADLFIRLAYSEIAANDKKDFPVAAIAITVSIGSIIVILCGYLFWKLLAKHRERKRKSEAFLREASPKFYQGGMIKDDINQVKIEDITLYNFDMLANATDRFHSASKLGQGGFGPVYKGKLPDGQEIAVKRLSQSSGQGLQEFMNEVVVISRLQHRNLVRLLGCCTERGEKMLVYDFMPNRSLDAYLFGSHQEKFLDWSKRAIIIEGTGRGLLYLHRDSRLRIIHRDLKASNILLDEYLNPKISDFGMARIFGGNQDQANTIRVVGTYGYMAPEYAMHGRFSEKSDVYSFGVLLLEIVSGRKNSSFSDDEDELTLLAYAWKLWNENNIVKLIDPKIFDSNFEKEVVRCVHIGLLCVQEYAEDRPNVSTVLSMITSDNAELPTPKQPAFTGGHASPQPGSSKREGSVNADTITVLEPR